The following coding sequences are from one Reyranella humidisoli window:
- a CDS encoding CaiB/BaiF CoA transferase family protein — MSGVLEGIRVLDFGRYIAGPFCGTMLADLGAEVIRIEKLEGSEDRWVTPVVEGGDGAMFLQMGRNKLGLTLNPMKPEGREIVKKLVARSDIVIANLPYEDLQKMGIDYETISAINPRIILATTSTFGSEGPYKTRVGFDTIGQAMSGAMHLSGDGETPTRINAPVVDFGTALLNTVGVLAALMDRAKSGKGQKVETALLRTAINITNSHLIEQAMLNLNRVATLNRGFTAGPSDTFKCKDGWIYAMTIGQPLFVRWCKLMGDDTLAADPRFKDDLARGDNGETLSAIMQKWCDTRTVAEALAALEANRIPAGPVYTPQQALDDKHVQEAKFFHSMEYPGAKMPVPVLQEPVKLSRTPLTIRRRAPQLGEHTEQILQELGYDAAVIARLKADRVV, encoded by the coding sequence ATGTCAGGCGTTCTCGAAGGAATCCGCGTACTCGATTTCGGCCGCTACATCGCCGGTCCGTTCTGCGGCACGATGCTGGCCGACCTTGGCGCCGAGGTGATCCGGATCGAGAAGCTCGAGGGCAGCGAGGACCGCTGGGTGACCCCGGTCGTCGAGGGCGGCGATGGCGCCATGTTCCTGCAGATGGGACGGAACAAGCTCGGCCTCACCCTCAATCCGATGAAGCCCGAGGGCCGGGAGATCGTGAAGAAGCTGGTCGCGAGGTCTGACATCGTCATCGCCAACCTGCCCTACGAAGACCTGCAGAAGATGGGCATCGACTACGAGACCATCTCGGCCATCAATCCGCGCATCATCCTCGCCACCACCTCGACCTTCGGCTCGGAGGGCCCCTACAAGACCCGCGTCGGCTTCGACACGATCGGGCAGGCGATGTCCGGCGCCATGCACCTCTCCGGCGACGGCGAGACGCCGACCCGCATCAACGCACCCGTCGTCGATTTCGGCACCGCCCTGCTCAACACGGTAGGCGTGCTGGCCGCTCTCATGGACCGCGCCAAGAGCGGCAAGGGGCAGAAAGTCGAGACCGCGCTGCTCCGCACGGCCATCAATATCACCAACAGCCACCTGATCGAGCAGGCGATGCTCAATCTCAACCGCGTGGCCACGCTCAACCGCGGCTTCACCGCCGGCCCGTCCGACACCTTCAAGTGCAAGGACGGCTGGATCTACGCCATGACCATCGGCCAGCCGCTGTTCGTGCGCTGGTGCAAGCTGATGGGCGACGACACGCTGGCGGCCGATCCGCGCTTCAAGGACGACCTTGCCCGCGGCGACAATGGCGAGACCCTCTCGGCCATCATGCAGAAGTGGTGCGACACCCGAACCGTCGCCGAGGCGCTGGCCGCGCTGGAGGCCAACCGCATTCCTGCCGGCCCGGTCTATACGCCTCAGCAGGCGCTGGACGACAAGCACGTCCAGGAAGCGAAGTTCTTCCACTCGATGGAGTATCCCGGGGCCAAGATGCCGGTGCCGGTGCTGCAGGAACCCGTGAAGCTCTCCCGCACGCCCCTCACCATCCGCCGCCGGGCCCCCCAACTCGGCGAGCACACGGAACAAATTTTGCAGGAACTGGGGTATGATGCGGCCGTTATCGCCAGGCTCAAGGCCGATCGGGTCGTTTGA
- a CDS encoding cupin domain-containing protein — MNAETLAGVVPDSTYVDVGDMPWQPTRFPGVDWKILMEQKESGLSTVLMRWAPGARLPAHEHVAIEQTYVLEGSFADHAGVCRAGNYVWRRAGSRHDAWTDEGCLMLAVFLKPNTFFD, encoded by the coding sequence TTGAACGCCGAGACACTGGCGGGCGTGGTCCCTGACTCGACCTATGTCGACGTCGGGGACATGCCGTGGCAGCCGACGCGCTTTCCCGGGGTCGATTGGAAGATCCTGATGGAGCAGAAGGAAAGCGGCCTCTCGACGGTGCTGATGCGCTGGGCGCCGGGCGCCCGCCTCCCGGCGCACGAGCATGTCGCGATCGAACAGACCTATGTGCTCGAAGGCTCGTTCGCCGATCACGCCGGCGTCTGCCGGGCCGGCAACTATGTCTGGCGGCGGGCGGGAAGCCGCCACGACGCCTGGACCGACGAGGGCTGCCTGATGCTCGCGGTCTTCCTGAAGCCCAACACCTTCTTCGACTGA
- a CDS encoding hydroxymethylglutaryl-CoA lyase, whose protein sequence is MSDLPKRVTINEEGPREGFQSEKKMIPVADKVRLIEALADTGLKHIACVSYVNPKRVPTMADAEEVAARIDLKPGVQYSALWLNQQGLERALRGPLHVDGGVRVTASDTFSRKNIGKSVPDAMVEQRMSLKTFKDRGMPVEWGTILGAFGCNYEGELSTDLILQRVQLALDEAELAGFKLKGIKLTDAMGWATPASVERLVGAVRSKWPDLEISLHLHDTRGTGAAAAYAGLRMGVTKFDASVAGLGGCPFAATDGAAGNICTEDFAFMCEEMGVETGLDIERLIDVAKLAEEIVGRPLPGHLMRGGTLKAARRKVAA, encoded by the coding sequence ATGTCGGACCTGCCCAAGCGCGTGACGATCAACGAGGAGGGTCCTCGCGAGGGCTTCCAGTCCGAGAAGAAGATGATCCCGGTGGCCGACAAGGTCCGCCTCATCGAGGCGCTTGCGGACACCGGGCTGAAGCACATCGCCTGCGTCTCCTACGTCAATCCGAAGCGCGTGCCGACGATGGCCGATGCCGAGGAAGTCGCGGCCAGGATCGATCTCAAGCCCGGCGTGCAGTACAGCGCGCTGTGGCTGAACCAGCAGGGCCTCGAGCGCGCGCTTCGGGGCCCTCTGCATGTCGATGGCGGCGTGCGCGTCACCGCCTCCGACACATTCTCCCGCAAGAACATCGGCAAGTCGGTCCCGGACGCCATGGTCGAGCAGCGCATGTCGCTCAAGACCTTCAAGGATCGCGGCATGCCGGTCGAATGGGGCACCATCCTCGGCGCATTCGGCTGCAACTACGAAGGCGAACTCTCGACCGACCTCATCCTGCAGCGCGTCCAGCTGGCGCTCGACGAGGCCGAGCTGGCGGGCTTCAAGCTGAAGGGCATCAAGCTCACCGACGCGATGGGCTGGGCGACCCCGGCCTCCGTCGAACGGCTGGTCGGCGCGGTGCGCTCGAAGTGGCCCGATCTCGAGATCTCGCTCCACCTCCATGACACGCGCGGCACTGGCGCGGCGGCGGCCTATGCCGGGCTGCGCATGGGCGTCACGAAATTCGATGCGTCGGTCGCCGGGCTCGGCGGCTGTCCCTTCGCCGCGACCGACGGCGCGGCCGGCAACATCTGCACCGAGGACTTCGCCTTCATGTGCGAGGAGATGGGTGTCGAGACCGGCCTCGACATCGAGCGCCTGATCGACGTCGCGAAGCTTGCCGAGGAGATCGTCGGCCGTCCCCTGCCCGGCCACCTCATGCGCGGCGGCACGCTGAAGGCTGCGCGCCGCAAGGTGGCCGCTTGA
- a CDS encoding tripartite tricarboxylate transporter permease, with protein MELLDNLSLGFSVAFTFQNLTYALLGCVLGTLIGVLPGIGPVATIAMLLPITFHLPPTASLIMLAGIYYGAAYGGSTTSILVNLPGESSSVVTCLDGYQMARNGRAGAALSISAVGSFFAGTVGTIIIVMFAEPLTRMAQKFGPADYCSLMALGLVAAVILASGSVTKAIAMVFLGLLFGLVGTDVNTGAQRFTFDIPELSDGIDFAPIAMGLFGIAEIVVNLERHLTRSGGTIKVTSLWPTADEVRRAIPAALRGTFLGAALGVLPGGGPTLGAFSAYTLEKKISRNPGQFGKGAVEGVAAPEAANNAAAQTSFIPMLTLGIPSNAVMALMVGAMIIQGIQPGPEVMTKKPDLFWGMIASMWIGNAMLVIINLPMIGIWVKLLTVPYRFLAPAILLFCCIGAYSLQNSTFHVMQVAVFGVLGYIFVRLGCEGAPFLLGLVLGPQMEEYFRRAMLLSRGNAMVFLERPISLGLLITTALLLLLMAIPSFKKARKEAFVEEEG; from the coding sequence ATGGAGCTTCTCGACAACCTATCGCTAGGCTTCAGTGTCGCCTTCACGTTCCAGAACCTGACCTACGCCCTGCTGGGCTGTGTGCTCGGCACGTTGATCGGCGTTCTTCCGGGCATCGGGCCGGTGGCGACAATCGCCATGCTGCTGCCCATCACCTTCCACCTGCCGCCGACTGCCTCGCTCATCATGCTGGCCGGCATCTACTACGGCGCAGCTTACGGCGGTTCGACGACGTCGATCCTGGTCAACCTGCCAGGTGAGTCCTCTTCCGTCGTGACCTGTCTCGACGGCTACCAGATGGCCCGCAATGGCCGCGCCGGAGCCGCGCTCTCGATCTCGGCGGTCGGCTCGTTCTTCGCGGGTACCGTCGGCACGATCATCATCGTGATGTTCGCCGAGCCGCTGACGCGCATGGCGCAGAAGTTCGGCCCGGCCGACTACTGCTCGCTGATGGCCCTCGGCCTCGTCGCCGCGGTCATCCTGGCCAGCGGTTCGGTCACCAAGGCGATCGCGATGGTGTTCCTCGGCCTGCTGTTCGGCCTGGTCGGCACCGACGTGAACACCGGCGCCCAGCGCTTCACCTTCGATATCCCGGAGCTGAGCGACGGCATCGACTTCGCGCCGATCGCCATGGGCCTGTTCGGCATCGCCGAGATCGTGGTCAATCTTGAGAGACACCTGACCCGAAGCGGGGGAACCATCAAAGTCACCTCGCTCTGGCCCACCGCGGACGAAGTACGGCGGGCGATTCCCGCCGCGCTGCGCGGCACGTTCCTCGGTGCAGCCCTCGGCGTGCTTCCGGGCGGTGGCCCGACACTGGGCGCCTTCTCGGCCTATACGCTCGAGAAGAAGATCTCGAGGAATCCGGGCCAGTTCGGCAAGGGCGCGGTCGAGGGCGTCGCGGCGCCCGAGGCGGCCAACAACGCCGCCGCCCAGACCTCGTTCATCCCGATGCTCACGCTCGGCATCCCGTCCAACGCCGTCATGGCGCTGATGGTCGGTGCCATGATCATCCAGGGCATCCAGCCGGGTCCCGAGGTCATGACCAAGAAGCCCGACCTGTTCTGGGGCATGATCGCCTCGATGTGGATCGGCAACGCCATGCTGGTGATCATCAACCTGCCGATGATCGGCATCTGGGTGAAACTGCTGACGGTGCCTTACCGCTTCCTGGCACCGGCCATCCTGCTCTTCTGCTGCATCGGTGCGTACAGTCTGCAAAACAGTACGTTCCATGTCATGCAGGTCGCCGTCTTCGGCGTTCTGGGCTACATCTTCGTCCGCCTGGGCTGCGAAGGTGCTCCGTTCCTGCTTGGCCTCGTTCTGGGTCCGCAGATGGAGGAATACTTCCGGCGTGCCATGCTGCTCTCGCGTGGCAACGCCATGGTCTTCCTGGAGCGCCCGATCAGCCTCGGTCTGCTCATCACGACGGCGCTGCTGCTGCTCCTGATGGCCATACCGAGCTTCAAGAAGGCGAGAAAAGAAGCATTCGTCGAAGAGGAGGGCTGA
- a CDS encoding tripartite tricarboxylate transporter TctB family protein: MNRFLSKDFLSGLMFIGFGLIALYVGQKLALGTPVRMGPGYVPRMLSLILIGLGALVCIIAVVSGSDPVEAPKWKPITLVTLGIVCFALLFERAGLIPALIVLVTIASLAGEEFKITEVIGLIVALAVLCTLVFKVGLGMNIYIVRGVW; this comes from the coding sequence TTGAATCGATTCCTAAGCAAGGACTTCTTGTCCGGGCTGATGTTCATCGGCTTTGGACTGATTGCCCTTTATGTCGGGCAGAAACTGGCACTGGGTACACCGGTTCGCATGGGACCGGGCTACGTGCCGCGCATGCTTTCTCTCATACTGATCGGGCTGGGAGCTCTGGTGTGCATCATCGCTGTCGTGAGTGGCAGCGATCCGGTCGAAGCGCCGAAATGGAAGCCGATCACGCTGGTGACGCTGGGCATCGTCTGCTTCGCGCTCCTCTTCGAGCGGGCGGGCCTGATCCCTGCCCTGATCGTGCTGGTAACGATTGCGTCTCTGGCCGGCGAGGAGTTCAAGATCACGGAAGTGATAGGCCTCATCGTGGCGCTCGCCGTCCTCTGCACGCTCGTGTTCAAGGTCGGGCTGGGCATGAATATCTACATCGTGCGCGGAGTGTGGTGA
- a CDS encoding sulfite exporter TauE/SafE family protein, whose protein sequence is METLLSTYPPGAWAALLATGVLIGLLAGLLGVGGGIVAVPVLLEIFEFIGIGEPLGVPLAVGTAQASILIASVTAAGAHWRAGTIDSGLVQSWLPALMAGAVIGLTLGPLAPTWVLTTLFAVVAAGLALKMMAGDRLIIGQSQPERPFSYIAPAIVGGLAAAVGVGGGTLSTPTLTLFSFSIKRAIGAGALFNLVIAIPATVVFLLMDRNTPGRPFDALGDVALFCVATLSLPALFVAPMAARWSARAPVALLRRLFAFCLAVIAVRLLLR, encoded by the coding sequence GTGGAAACGCTGCTCTCGACCTACCCTCCGGGTGCCTGGGCGGCATTGCTGGCGACCGGCGTCCTGATCGGACTGCTCGCCGGCTTGTTGGGGGTTGGCGGCGGCATCGTCGCCGTGCCGGTCCTCCTGGAGATCTTCGAGTTCATCGGGATCGGCGAGCCGCTGGGCGTGCCTCTGGCCGTCGGCACCGCTCAGGCAAGCATCCTGATCGCTTCGGTCACCGCCGCCGGAGCTCACTGGCGAGCCGGCACGATCGACTCCGGTCTCGTTCAATCCTGGCTGCCGGCGCTGATGGCAGGCGCCGTAATCGGCCTGACACTTGGCCCCCTGGCGCCGACATGGGTCCTGACCACCCTCTTTGCCGTCGTTGCAGCCGGTCTTGCCCTCAAGATGATGGCGGGAGATCGCCTCATTATTGGGCAGAGTCAGCCGGAGCGGCCGTTTTCCTACATCGCCCCGGCCATCGTGGGCGGCCTGGCGGCGGCCGTCGGTGTGGGCGGTGGTACCTTGAGCACGCCCACCCTGACGCTGTTCTCATTTTCCATCAAACGGGCGATCGGCGCGGGTGCGCTTTTCAACCTGGTCATCGCAATTCCGGCGACTGTCGTGTTCCTGCTGATGGACCGGAATACGCCCGGCCGTCCGTTCGATGCGCTGGGCGATGTCGCCTTGTTTTGCGTTGCGACGCTGTCGCTGCCCGCGCTCTTTGTCGCGCCAATGGCGGCCCGATGGTCGGCAAGAGCGCCCGTCGCTTTGCTTCGGCGCTTGTTTGCCTTTTGCCTCGCCGTAATCGCAGTCCGTCTGCTTCTGAGATGA
- a CDS encoding phosphotransferase: MAVQEKHRFDEQALARFMAANVEGFTPPLTVEQFRGGQSNPTYRLTDGAGRRYVLRRKPPGKLLPSAHAVDREFRVIAALNRTDVPTPRAYALSEDVSVVGTPFYIMEYCDGRVLWDPTLPDVPREGRLAIYRAKFESLARLHLVDYAALGLADFGRPGSYVARQISRWGKQYKASETEKIESMDRLFEWLPANLPANDETVLVHGDFRLDNMIFHPSEPRVLGIIDWEISTLGDPLAELAYLCMLWRTPKDWNGLLGHDLDELGLPTEAEMVGYYSTLAGRAAPEPALWEFYMAYNLFRVSCIRQGVYARSLDGTASNVRAAESGKLVKPAADLAWSIVANMAGASR, from the coding sequence ATGGCGGTGCAGGAAAAGCATCGGTTCGACGAGCAGGCGCTCGCCCGGTTCATGGCCGCCAACGTCGAGGGGTTCACTCCGCCGCTGACGGTCGAGCAGTTCCGGGGCGGGCAATCCAATCCGACCTATCGGCTGACCGACGGTGCGGGGCGCCGCTACGTGCTGCGCCGCAAGCCGCCGGGCAAACTGCTGCCCTCAGCCCATGCGGTCGATCGCGAGTTCCGCGTGATCGCGGCCCTCAATCGCACCGACGTACCCACGCCCCGCGCCTATGCTTTGAGCGAGGATGTGAGCGTCGTGGGCACGCCTTTCTATATAATGGAATACTGCGACGGCCGCGTGCTGTGGGACCCGACCCTGCCGGACGTACCCAGGGAGGGGCGCCTCGCCATCTATCGCGCCAAGTTCGAGTCGCTCGCCCGGCTTCATCTCGTCGACTACGCCGCGCTCGGCCTGGCCGATTTCGGCCGTCCCGGCAGTTACGTCGCCCGCCAGATCTCGCGCTGGGGAAAACAGTACAAGGCGTCCGAGACCGAGAAGATCGAGTCGATGGACCGACTGTTCGAATGGTTGCCGGCGAACCTGCCGGCGAACGACGAGACCGTCCTGGTGCACGGCGACTTCCGCCTCGACAACATGATCTTCCACCCGAGCGAGCCGCGGGTGCTGGGCATCATCGACTGGGAGATTTCGACCCTCGGCGACCCGCTGGCCGAACTCGCCTACCTCTGCATGCTCTGGCGTACGCCCAAGGACTGGAACGGCCTGCTGGGGCACGATCTCGATGAGCTCGGTCTGCCGACCGAGGCGGAGATGGTGGGATACTACAGCACGCTCGCCGGCCGCGCTGCTCCCGAGCCCGCCCTATGGGAATTCTACATGGCCTATAATCTGTTCCGCGTGTCGTGCATCCGCCAGGGTGTCTATGCGCGGTCGCTCGACGGCACCGCGTCGAACGTGCGGGCCGCGGAGTCCGGCAAACTGGTGAAGCCGGCGGCCGATCTCGCCTGGTCGATCGTCGCCAACATGGCCGGAGCATCGCGATGA
- a CDS encoding TetR/AcrR family transcriptional regulator, protein MSKRKTVSPGDGPPEAVERDARPPVEAIRAAAFAQFAERGYPVVTVRDIMKACGLTQGALYNHFKSKDELLHDIIASTQSELERLCQQAVAGAGPDARAQLAAFVRVYVMRHCRLRIEALVANREIGWLDTARVSDIRRSRRAIRDIVVTILAHGVENDVFDPPRVEGKHDLKAIAMALLDQCTHVSMWYGPGGDLAEEQMAKLYADMALRVVGAKPQD, encoded by the coding sequence ATGAGCAAGCGCAAGACCGTCAGCCCCGGCGACGGGCCGCCGGAGGCCGTGGAACGCGACGCGCGGCCGCCGGTCGAGGCCATCCGCGCCGCGGCCTTCGCCCAGTTCGCAGAGCGTGGTTATCCGGTCGTCACGGTGCGCGACATCATGAAGGCCTGCGGGCTCACGCAAGGCGCCCTCTACAATCACTTCAAGTCCAAGGACGAACTGCTGCACGACATCATCGCCTCCACCCAGAGCGAACTGGAGCGGCTGTGCCAGCAGGCCGTGGCGGGGGCTGGCCCCGATGCGCGTGCGCAACTCGCGGCCTTCGTCCGCGTCTATGTCATGCGGCATTGCCGGCTGCGCATCGAGGCGCTGGTCGCCAACCGGGAAATCGGCTGGCTCGACACGGCGCGCGTCTCCGATATCCGCCGCAGCCGCCGCGCCATCCGCGACATCGTCGTGACCATCCTGGCGCACGGCGTGGAGAACGATGTTTTCGATCCACCGCGGGTCGAGGGAAAGCACGATCTCAAGGCGATCGCGATGGCGCTGCTCGATCAGTGTACCCATGTCTCCATGTGGTACGGTCCGGGCGGCGACCTTGCGGAGGAGCAGATGGCGAAGCTCTATGCCGACATGGCGCTGCGGGTCGTCGGAGCCAAGCCGCAGGATTGA
- a CDS encoding C13 family peptidase, with amino-acid sequence MLVRIGTMVALLVSIVACMPGTDGAPPAGRATTLAAAPGGIPAARWHAVLIAGDNNSPSFDNGIDALRDKLSGRGVRDIRILTSDPGRNPSAQVASAANVSNALRNAGGAGACLAFITSHGHETGVVLRQANGVIRPGTLDSALDAGCGGLPTVVIVSACYSGVFLTSAMRQPNRVVLTAAAADRVSFGCGAGDRFTYYDQCLLQQFDGASTWSQLAQSTRACVQSLEKSMGVRTPSQPQIFVGSAVGDLRIPGR; translated from the coding sequence ATGTTGGTTCGCATCGGCACCATGGTCGCTTTGTTGGTCTCGATCGTTGCCTGCATGCCGGGCACCGATGGCGCCCCTCCGGCCGGTCGCGCCACGACCCTCGCGGCGGCGCCCGGCGGCATCCCGGCGGCGCGCTGGCACGCCGTCCTGATCGCTGGCGACAACAACAGCCCGTCGTTCGACAACGGCATCGACGCCCTGCGCGACAAGCTGTCGGGACGAGGCGTGCGCGACATTCGTATCCTGACCTCCGATCCCGGGCGCAATCCGTCGGCCCAGGTCGCCAGCGCGGCGAACGTCTCGAACGCCCTGCGCAACGCCGGCGGCGCGGGTGCCTGCCTCGCCTTCATCACCAGCCATGGCCACGAAACCGGCGTCGTGTTGCGCCAGGCCAATGGCGTCATCCGGCCCGGCACCCTCGACAGTGCGCTGGATGCCGGCTGTGGCGGCCTGCCGACCGTCGTTATCGTCTCGGCCTGCTATAGCGGCGTCTTCCTGACGTCGGCCATGCGACAGCCCAACCGCGTGGTGCTGACGGCGGCGGCGGCCGATCGTGTGAGCTTCGGCTGCGGGGCGGGCGACCGGTTTACCTACTATGACCAGTGCCTGCTGCAGCAGTTCGATGGCGCCTCGACCTGGAGCCAGCTTGCCCAGTCCACTCGGGCCTGCGTTCAGAGCCTCGAGAAGAGCATGGGGGTCCGCACGCCGTCGCAGCCGCAGATCTTCGTCGGCTCTGCGGTCGGCGACCTCAGGATTCCCGGCCGTTAA
- a CDS encoding RidA family protein, with the protein MAKRKSVNYPGYSHQNPIPNASRIGNIVMSSIMNGTEPGTRNVPPDLGAQVTNIFQHIKLCVEAAGGTPDDIIKINFWMKQPSTGRAALNDEWVKMFPDEASRPARHTLQLSGDSPHQVTCDFTAVIGG; encoded by the coding sequence ATGGCCAAGCGCAAGAGCGTCAACTACCCGGGCTACAGCCACCAGAACCCGATTCCCAATGCCAGCCGCATCGGCAACATCGTGATGTCGAGTATCATGAACGGCACCGAGCCCGGCACGCGCAACGTCCCGCCCGACCTCGGCGCGCAGGTCACCAACATCTTCCAGCACATCAAGCTGTGCGTCGAAGCCGCCGGCGGCACGCCCGACGACATCATCAAGATCAATTTCTGGATGAAGCAACCGTCGACCGGCCGCGCCGCGCTGAACGACGAATGGGTGAAGATGTTCCCCGACGAGGCCTCACGCCCGGCCCGTCACACGCTTCAGCTTTCGGGCGACAGCCCGCACCAGGTGACCTGCGACTTCACCGCCGTGATCGGTGGTTAA
- a CDS encoding enoyl-CoA hydratase/isomerase family protein, whose amino-acid sequence MTQSQTGTLVDYERDGEIVTLTLNRPDKLNAFNDELVGALSDALHRFDMEDEAQIAIITGRGRAFSSGADVKQRQLRSREEFLRLGGPQGRGTHSADLLTRSVNWKPVIAAPHGYVLGLSVGIVLECDLIVAEEGTRFQITETSRGLGAGRYWGIMQFRGGGAFAMEAAFAGRYFTAEEALAANLINRVAPKGRYLDMARELARDVVKNPPLSVRSTVRTRRWYMDRMTREIMHQTAPERLYLSEDFQEAARAFTEKRKPAKFKGR is encoded by the coding sequence ATGACCCAAAGCCAGACAGGTACGCTCGTCGACTACGAGCGGGACGGCGAGATCGTCACCCTGACGCTCAATCGCCCGGACAAGCTGAACGCCTTCAACGACGAACTGGTCGGCGCGCTCTCGGACGCGCTGCACCGGTTCGACATGGAGGACGAGGCGCAGATCGCGATCATCACGGGCCGCGGCCGCGCCTTTTCCAGCGGTGCCGACGTGAAGCAGCGTCAGTTGCGCAGCCGCGAGGAGTTTCTGCGGCTGGGCGGGCCGCAGGGGCGCGGGACGCACTCTGCCGACCTGCTCACAAGGTCGGTGAACTGGAAGCCCGTCATCGCCGCGCCGCACGGCTACGTACTCGGCCTCTCGGTCGGCATCGTGCTCGAGTGCGACCTGATCGTCGCCGAGGAGGGCACGCGCTTCCAGATCACCGAGACGTCGCGCGGTCTCGGCGCGGGCCGCTACTGGGGCATCATGCAGTTCCGGGGCGGCGGCGCCTTCGCGATGGAGGCTGCCTTTGCCGGTCGCTACTTCACCGCCGAGGAGGCGCTTGCCGCGAACCTGATCAATCGCGTCGCGCCCAAGGGCAGGTATCTCGACATGGCGCGCGAGCTTGCGCGCGACGTCGTGAAGAACCCGCCGCTCAGCGTACGCTCCACGGTGCGGACGCGGCGCTGGTACATGGACCGCATGACGCGCGAGATCATGCACCAGACCGCACCCGAGCGGCTCTATCTCTCTGAGGACTTCCAGGAAGCGGCGCGGGCCTTCACCGAGAAGCGCAAGCCGGCGAAGTTCAAGGGGCGCTAG